ATAAATTGATAATACCGGGTAAACTCCAATAAATTGCCGATATACGGAAATGATTGTTGTAGTGATTTGCGAAAGGCCAGTTGTTCTACATCCTGCAAAATAGATTTCTTTTGAAGCACCCTCTGCAAGATGCGGTTACGCCAAAGGTAATTGTTTAAATCAAAAGGCTTGTCCTTCTTCACTGGAAGATATAAATCCTGAAAAACTTTATACAAAAATTTATGATCTGCAGAAAACTCTTCCCGGAACGAATGCAATAAGCGAAATATATATGCAGTTTCTGTGTAAGCAATGATTTCTTTAAGCATAAAAGTTTGTCCCTTTGAAGAAACCATAAGCAAAATTAGTTGCAATGGAGTTTCAATAAACGGTTTAGTGCAAAACATGGTCAATTCATCCATCGATTTGGCACGAGTTTCAGCCTCAACCCGCAACAAACCGTACGTGTCATGAAAAAAAGCCCATAAAAGTTCATATGGCAACCGTGCATAGTACAGTAGCCGATTATCAACTTTTTGTGTTCCAATATTGGAAAGATAATTATCCGTATCCAGTTGACGCACTGCTGATTGACTTCCAAGAACAGCATGGGAGTCAATTAATTTTTTAGCATGCAAGGCTACCATTTGAAGAATGTAAAGATTGTCATCCACAGACTTATAATGGGCTGATTCCACGGCAAACTTGCTTAAAAACTGGCACTCCCAACAAATTTTATCCGGCTTTTTCCCCTCGGAGTTGAAAGAAAGAGTTGCCGTAGGACTTGCAAATAAAAGAAACGAAGGCTGGGCAACATCACTACAAACACTTTCCTGCCCACATATACAACAAATATTTTTCTTCCCTCTAGCAGGAAACAACGCAATTTGCGGATGACACACTGGTGGTTCGTACAGCAGTCGGTTTTTATTCCCCCAAAGAGTTTTGCGATGTTCCTTCAGAAATGCATCGACTCTCTTTTGCATGTCTGCTGAAAGCTTATCATACTCTTGTGCATCCGCTCGGAAACTGCTTCCTTTGGTAAATAGGCCGGGAATCGGTGTCGGATTTCGTCGAGGTATCATATCTAAATTGTCTGTTTCCTTGTAGTAGATAACCAATTCATTAGCTTCTCGCTGCTTTTTTGTTGATACATTCCAATACCTGTCTGCCAATTCGCCATAACAGCAATCTAAGAACTCTTTTAATATTTCTTTCGATGGTGCATGAAAAGTTATCCCCTGAGCATCTGCCAAACACTTAATGGAACCATATATTGGGTTCCTGTCCTTCACTTTAGTTGCAATATAATACAGTCCTACCAACCCCGCGTCAAACCACCAGTGGTGGCGCATCGAAAAAGTATATTCGTACGTGGCTTCTTGCATAGATGCCTCCTTTCATAATCGTTGATTGCTGATAAATTCACTTCCTACCTTCAAGGATTGGAGAAAAACACCGTTTAACGGTGTTTTTCTCCTCTACCACCCCCTACCACCTCCACACAGCCAAATCCTTGGCTGTTCTTATTCCCCATCCCTGCATCCACCGCCATCTGCAGCAGTTCTTGCGGTCCAGTCAGTTCTATCCTGCCGGAATAACCTTTGATGATCGTTCCTTTATAATTAACAATATTCAGTTTCAACTGGCCCATTGGTTTTACCCGCACCGGGCCGGGCGGGGCTTCCTGATTGTAAAATGCCAGGTATTTTTTCCGTAGGTTGTTTTCAATCAGTTGATCGCAGTCGGGGTCCCCCGGCTGAAAGTAGCAGGTGTATTTTCGTCCGTCAGGCCGGGTAAATGTGCTGTATGCCACAACTGGAGATATGGTTTTTAAGACTACCCTCCTTCCCGGTACCGTATACTGCTGGACTGAAACGGCCTTTACTTCAAGCCGGTACACCCCAAGCCTTAATTGTCCTCCGGTCAACAGTCCGTTGGCGATGGACTGGCAAAAATCCACCGCCGGGGAGGAAACTGTCAGACCGATGTTTCGGGTAAACCTGAGGGTGTTTTTTTCTTTTATTATGTCGAACCTACCATTTAACCTGGAAAAGGCAAATAACTTGAACCTCCGACCACCGCCTTCGTAGCCTTTGTCGTGCAGAAAAACAGCCAGCGCTGGTTCAATGGCCTTATATACTGCTGCTTGGAGCAGATGGTTATAATGTATCGGCAATTCAAGTTTTTCTTGTGAGGTTAATGCGACATACAAATGCATTTTTTACACCGTCCAGTACTTTTTTGTAATTTTATTTCTGGTGTTATTTGTTTATAAATCTATGCCGACATTTTTATCAAACCAAATGCCTTAAAATTTGTTTAATAAACTACTGTCACTTAGCTTTTTTAATATTTTAGCAAATCATTAAATCTAAAAAGCTAAATATATGTCGAATAACAAAAAAAATAATCCCTGAATCCGTAAAATAAATTTCTGTTTTACCCCATAATTTGTAGGTAGACGAAGAAATATGTATAGATATACATCTAATCCATATTGTTTCCGCAGGTAAAGATCAAACTAGCTCAGCAGTTTTCCGGCCTCTTCATATATTTTCATTCGACGTCCATAGATAATCTCTGTCCACACCCTTTTTGTGCAGTAGCGCATGGGGACGGGATAAAGATTACCCTCATAGGAAATATAGCCATCATTACTTACCCTCCTGGGTTCCTTAAATTGTAATAAAGCCGGTTCGATATAAGGTATTTTCAAAAGGCGTGCTTTTTCTTCTTCCAAGCCACGCATCAGTTGTTCCCGAACATAATATAACGGACGTTCAACTTTTCCTGATGCTAACCCCCTGGGCATGCAGAGCTTTGATACGTTGCCATTTGTACATACTGACCACCTCTTTTGCATCCCCCTTTCGGGGGGATATTTTATCATATGGTGGGTCAGTTTTATTTTACGATCAGGGGTCAATTCTATTTTACGATCTATACCCCCAGCTTGCGGCAACTGCGGCTTGCGCCGTTTTGGGCAACAAAAAAGTGATCTCCCAAGTGTGGCTTTGGAGATCACTTTCTAAATATATAAACTTACTCTGGCGGCGACCTACTCTCCCAGGGGCGTGAGCCCCAAGTACCATCGGCCCTGGAGGGCTTAACTGCTGTGTTCGGGATGGGAACAGGTGTACCCCCTCCGGTATCGCCACCCGAAACTTATTTTCTTAACTCAGAAGCCTATCGCTCCCTCAAAACTAAACAGCCTTGCATCGCTCTCTTAGGTCAAGACCTCGATCTATTAGTACCGGTCGGCTCAACACATTGCTGTGCTTACACCCCCCCCCCCCTGACTAGTCGACGCGTGGCCAACATACCNGTTGNCNGTGGGAAACCTCATCTTGAAGGGGGCTTCGTGCTTAGATGCTTTCAGCACTTATCCCGTCCGGACTTAGAAACCCAGCGCTTCCGTTGGAACAATAACTGATACAAAAAATGGTATCGCCACCCCACCCTCCAATTGAAATATGGGACACTTGATCATAAACTTATCCCACTTTCGTAAATAATTAGAGTCCCCTATTTTTTTCCTCACATATGTTCACCCCCCCTCCGATGCTTTTAATTAGGGCTTTAACAATTTATCTTTGAGACACCACTCTTCGCTCCGTTGGATATTTTACCAATCACTAAGGGTGACCAAACCCCCCCTATTATATGATACACATGTGGGGGTATAAAAACGATACCTCGCCGTGGAAACTATTTATAGGAATTAGAGTATATCATTAATATATATAACTTGTCACATCACCATACTTAATATTATTTTTTCCATTCCTCTATACTCTACTGTCTCTGCTATTATCTATCCTCCACCTTTTTTCTATTTCTAGCGATCGTTTCTGTTGTGATAGAATAGGTAACTCTTTTTCATCGCATCATTTCTCACACTTAATAAAATTTCTCTTTATTTTATTCAGTCTCACTTTCCTTTCTCTTTCCTCTTTTTCTAAATATTCACCTTATTTCTTCTTTTTTTTAATTCCCACTAGTTTTTGACTTTCCACTATTATATTTCTCTTCAATTTTTTCTCCATCTTTCTCTTCTTTCTCATTCTTCTGCCTCTTATTTTCTCATTTATTTTTTTATAAAAATAACTACCTCTATCTTATTGTGGTGATTTTCATTTTATATACCATATACTCTCGCCTGTTGGTGATCATGCTTCATTTCTTACGTTATTACTAAATACCCTTGCTTATGACTTCATAAGGGATAGTAAAATACCGTCTTAATATTACTCACCTCCACCTCTCTACACATAACTGGTGAGTGCCTCCTTGATCCAA
This region of Desulforamulus hydrothermalis Lam5 = DSM 18033 genomic DNA includes:
- the cas6 gene encoding CRISPR-associated endoribonuclease Cas6, translating into MHLYVALTSQEKLELPIHYNHLLQAAVYKAIEPALAVFLHDKGYEGGGRRFKLFAFSRLNGRFDIIKEKNTLRFTRNIGLTVSSPAVDFCQSIANGLLTGGQLRLGVYRLEVKAVSVQQYTVPGRRVVLKTISPVVAYSTFTRPDGRKYTCYFQPGDPDCDQLIENNLRKKYLAFYNQEAPPGPVRVKPMGQLKLNIVNYKGTIIKGYSGRIELTGPQELLQMAVDAGMGNKNSQGFGCVEVVGGGRGEKHR
- a CDS encoding Mu transposase domain-containing protein gives rise to the protein MQKRWSVCTNGNVSKLCMPRGLASGKVERPLYYVREQLMRGLEEEKARLLKIPYIEPALLQFKEPRRVSNDGYISYEGNLYPVPMRYCTKRVWTEIIYGRRMKIYEEAGKLLS